The following coding sequences lie in one Pontibacter sp. G13 genomic window:
- a CDS encoding prolyl oligopeptidase family serine peptidase, which translates to MPEYAFPWPHPDWWNVPAAKLSEAGEGRDMLTLTWTNGDNTFDCQAYWQVPQGVGPFPAILLLHGGGGQAFPDWGQEWVDRGWAALTMDLRGKSLHGNPLPNGIPPDSEAHKFRIGDHHGYADWPYMATGMAMMAHSWMLSHPEVDADRTAWMGVSWGGYLGLLVSGFDQRFRVGASAYGAGGLMESSMWSSGFSKMNEAARSAWNAHYEPITRLASTQFPLLIRSGARDLAFHFKGLRDTALKIPQSHLAIVPDWKHGHVPARQDRTITQFIERLGAWPEIGLPRISPRQILLPYTGQLAGARAFLHYCSSDQPGPEADWHSVSVRIWDGHLISPTLPAVAKYGFWTVEESSGWISSRLATIPIS; encoded by the coding sequence ATGCCTGAATACGCTTTCCCCTGGCCCCATCCCGACTGGTGGAATGTGCCTGCTGCCAAGCTGTCGGAAGCAGGGGAGGGGCGTGATATGCTTACCTTGACTTGGACAAACGGGGACAACACCTTCGATTGCCAAGCCTACTGGCAGGTGCCTCAGGGAGTGGGTCCCTTTCCGGCGATTCTGCTCCTACATGGCGGAGGAGGGCAGGCATTTCCGGATTGGGGACAGGAATGGGTCGACCGAGGATGGGCCGCCCTAACTATGGATTTGCGTGGAAAATCGCTTCATGGCAATCCCCTTCCCAATGGAATTCCCCCAGATTCCGAGGCCCATAAATTCCGGATCGGGGATCATCACGGCTATGCCGATTGGCCTTACATGGCTACAGGAATGGCCATGATGGCCCATAGTTGGATGTTGAGTCATCCGGAGGTGGACGCAGATCGGACGGCTTGGATGGGCGTGAGCTGGGGCGGGTATCTAGGATTGCTGGTTTCGGGATTTGATCAGCGATTTCGGGTGGGAGCTTCGGCGTATGGAGCCGGAGGCTTGATGGAGTCCAGTATGTGGTCGTCGGGTTTCAGCAAGATGAATGAAGCTGCCCGTAGCGCTTGGAATGCCCATTATGAACCCATCACCAGATTGGCGAGTACTCAATTCCCCCTCTTGATCAGATCAGGTGCCCGGGATTTGGCTTTTCATTTCAAAGGGCTTCGAGACACGGCTTTGAAGATTCCCCAGAGTCATTTGGCAATCGTCCCGGACTGGAAACATGGGCATGTTCCCGCCCGCCAAGATCGGACCATCACGCAATTCATCGAGCGACTGGGAGCATGGCCCGAGATTGGCCTGCCTCGAATTTCCCCACGACAGATCCTCCTTCCTTACACAGGCCAATTAGCGGGAGCGCGTGCTTTCCTGCACTACTGTTCATCGGATCAGCCCGGGCCTGAGGCGGACTGGCATTCGGTCTCCGTCCGAATTTGGGATGGACATTTGATCTCTCCTACACTCCCTGCGGTTGCGAAGTACGGATTCTGGACCGTGGAGGAATCTTCGGGTTGGATCAGTTCCAGATTGGCTACAATACCGATATCGTAA
- a CDS encoding type I restriction enzyme HsdR N-terminal domain-containing protein: MRFLNKALKDRYVHIDKKKDTVTYLPQGKTRKYSYPEEKVQLETYLELIYDFGYPPQKLRVSEKMKIGSSTREADIVVFKDWDCKDPYIIVECKKRKVSKSVFEGAVDQGFSYAAVSNAEYVWATSGDRSAMFRVIPDAIKERSKNRITRLPSHVSGKGFKGKAMRFWQHPVVSDALMYGVVLALCVMMFSKLAVEYRYPTIHNAVQPFLDRMQWNWDFNWYFNAIMGLSTVLSLMFGMVFMRSHRFYHVTAGKKWLSYFLIGLVIFLPAWYVGVNNHDPNWWKWSNYQKWLDKGMPIVVFLWPFVKAFPAQLLTISGMVWLIGRSK, from the coding sequence ATGCGTTTTCTCAACAAGGCCCTCAAGGATCGCTATGTCCACATCGACAAGAAGAAGGACACCGTCACCTACCTGCCGCAAGGTAAAACCCGCAAATACTCCTATCCCGAGGAGAAGGTTCAGCTGGAGACCTATCTGGAGCTGATCTATGATTTTGGGTATCCTCCGCAGAAACTTCGAGTCTCCGAAAAGATGAAAATCGGATCTTCCACCCGTGAGGCGGATATCGTCGTGTTCAAGGATTGGGATTGCAAGGACCCGTACATCATCGTCGAGTGCAAGAAGCGCAAGGTCAGCAAGAGTGTCTTTGAAGGCGCTGTAGATCAGGGATTCAGCTATGCGGCGGTGAGCAATGCCGAATACGTATGGGCGACTTCCGGCGATCGTAGTGCCATGTTTCGGGTGATTCCCGACGCGATCAAGGAACGCAGCAAGAACCGCATCACACGTCTACCGAGCCATGTCAGTGGCAAGGGTTTCAAAGGCAAAGCCATGCGATTCTGGCAACATCCGGTGGTGTCCGACGCGCTGATGTACGGCGTGGTGTTGGCGCTGTGTGTGATGATGTTCAGCAAGCTCGCGGTCGAATACCGCTACCCGACGATCCACAATGCGGTGCAGCCTTTCCTCGATCGGATGCAGTGGAACTGGGATTTCAATTGGTACTTCAACGCCATCATGGGATTGAGTACGGTCCTGAGCTTGATGTTCGGGATGGTTTTCATGCGGAGCCACCGCTTCTATCACGTAACAGCCGGCAAGAAATGGCTGAGTTACTTCCTGATCGGACTGGTGATCTTCCTGCCCGCTTGGTACGTCGGTGTCAATAACCACGATCCCAACTGGTGGAAATGGTCCAATTACCAAAAATGGCTCGACAAGGGCATGCCCATCGTGGTCTTCCTGTGGCCATTTGTCAAGGCATTTCCGGCGCAGTTGTTGACGATCTCAGGGATGGTCTGGCTGATTGGGCGGTCGAAGTAG
- a CDS encoding two-component regulator propeller domain-containing protein yields MLRIRLYCLMILGFSMHVAKGQQYEFQNYSVSEGLAQSQVFAMIEDRRGFLWLGTQGGGLSKFDGIKFQNFTIQDGLPNPYVRCLMEASTGDIWIGTERGISRYDGQRFASIAIPDSIPATFHAFGEDHTGRIWVAGQEGVGYLLGDSLILAYRTHPALAVRAETFLPLDAHTLLIGHQKGWLAWSTQHDSATALPSRGFRNKHVTTLKAAPDSTVWIGTYGAGVFRWDGQKLDRPIPQPQLDRSLIFDLMFDDAGNCWLATQDVGAYQWSPRDSSLISLDQSAGLPSNHVHRLLEDQVGNIWMGTSGGGLSKYAGQQFQHWGRSQGISGGYAYAVTEDAECTYWIGLARGIARFDGAAFMDIDLPESLARTKVKALFADREDRLWVGTEGAGLWMKSDTLWRQFLISDGLSGNWIRDMIQRPNGEIWVATAGGGITQMIPRVDSTGLNWTTKWHRLNNGLLYDRINDLHQDQLGRIWYATHGRGIGCVIPLANGAVEHRHVPIDQIRGARDVRALAESPRGQLWMGIGANGVAHLNLYDDPSDWKVQLNERPLTSLNVYLMEFDERGELWIGSEQGVDRATLDELGQIIEVNHYNQSDGFVGIETCRKASLLDRNGDLWFGTIQGLTKYQAQAATKDPHAPLLSMTGISLFYEPLAQTNYGRWVLPWNRLAPGLELPHDQNHLSFDFIGVHHGQPEEVKYQWQLVGSEPDWSPPTDRRSATYSNLGPGTYTFQVRSSNADGVWNDMPITAEFVIRNPYWQTWWFWTLCALAVGLLVWAFVQFRLNQVREKARTAQERLEMEKGLIEWEQKALRLQMNPHFIFHALNSIQYLITMQDTKSARSYLAKFSRLMRLVLENSREPLIPLESELQTLELYLTLERFSRGESFTYEIDVEDELDPEEVQIPPMIIQPFVENAIIHGIANATWEGKILVQFTSKDGQLQCTVTDNGIGRKAAKLLKSQQDQQRKSTALIVTQERLDQIQPDPNGQRLVIEDLQNDQGNPQGTKVTIRVPLVYLEQELPMISPSDSSRLESRNQPRNSPIS; encoded by the coding sequence ATGCTCCGAATCCGCTTATACTGTTTGATGATCCTTGGCTTTTCCATGCATGTGGCAAAGGGACAGCAGTATGAATTTCAAAACTATTCGGTCAGTGAAGGATTGGCCCAGTCCCAAGTATTTGCCATGATCGAGGATCGCCGCGGATTCCTGTGGCTGGGCACGCAAGGAGGCGGTTTGAGTAAGTTCGACGGGATCAAATTCCAAAATTTCACCATTCAGGATGGGCTGCCCAATCCCTATGTGCGGTGCTTGATGGAAGCCTCAACCGGGGATATCTGGATCGGTACCGAGCGTGGAATCAGTCGATACGACGGGCAACGATTTGCTTCGATTGCCATTCCCGATAGTATACCCGCGACCTTTCATGCTTTCGGAGAAGATCATACTGGCCGAATCTGGGTGGCAGGGCAGGAAGGGGTCGGCTACCTCTTGGGGGATTCGCTCATTCTCGCGTACCGAACCCATCCAGCATTGGCGGTACGGGCAGAGACATTCCTCCCTCTTGATGCGCATACCTTGCTGATCGGCCATCAAAAAGGGTGGCTTGCATGGTCCACCCAACATGATTCAGCCACGGCCCTTCCTAGTCGAGGCTTCCGGAATAAGCATGTGACCACTCTCAAGGCAGCCCCTGACAGCACAGTTTGGATCGGCACGTATGGTGCAGGCGTTTTCCGATGGGACGGACAAAAGCTGGATAGGCCCATTCCTCAGCCACAATTGGATCGCAGCTTGATTTTTGATCTGATGTTTGACGATGCCGGCAATTGTTGGCTCGCCACACAGGATGTCGGCGCTTATCAGTGGAGCCCTCGGGACAGCAGCTTGATCTCGCTGGATCAATCCGCTGGTCTGCCGAGCAATCACGTGCACCGACTATTGGAGGATCAGGTGGGAAATATCTGGATGGGAACTTCTGGAGGAGGACTAAGCAAATATGCCGGTCAGCAATTTCAGCATTGGGGTCGATCCCAAGGTATTTCGGGCGGATATGCCTATGCCGTAACCGAAGATGCGGAATGTACTTACTGGATTGGGTTGGCTCGTGGAATCGCCAGGTTTGACGGGGCGGCATTCATGGACATTGATCTTCCGGAGTCATTGGCACGGACCAAGGTCAAAGCCCTCTTTGCAGACCGTGAGGACCGCTTGTGGGTGGGCACTGAAGGAGCAGGTCTTTGGATGAAATCGGACACCTTGTGGCGGCAATTCCTCATCTCCGACGGCTTGAGTGGGAATTGGATTCGCGATATGATCCAGCGACCCAATGGAGAGATTTGGGTGGCTACGGCAGGGGGCGGGATTACCCAGATGATTCCCCGAGTGGATTCCACAGGGCTCAATTGGACTACCAAATGGCATCGCCTCAACAATGGCTTGTTGTATGATCGGATCAATGACCTCCATCAAGATCAACTCGGTCGCATTTGGTATGCCACACATGGCCGTGGGATTGGGTGTGTCATTCCGCTGGCCAATGGAGCAGTGGAACATCGCCACGTTCCGATCGATCAGATTCGGGGTGCTAGAGACGTACGGGCGCTGGCGGAGAGTCCCCGTGGGCAATTGTGGATGGGAATCGGTGCCAATGGGGTTGCCCATCTCAATCTCTATGATGATCCCTCAGACTGGAAGGTGCAGCTCAACGAACGGCCCCTCACTTCGCTCAATGTGTACCTCATGGAATTTGACGAGCGGGGCGAGCTTTGGATTGGGAGCGAACAAGGCGTGGATCGTGCAACGTTGGATGAACTCGGGCAAATCATCGAGGTCAATCACTACAACCAGTCCGATGGGTTTGTCGGAATCGAAACCTGCCGTAAAGCTTCGCTCTTGGACCGAAATGGCGATCTGTGGTTTGGGACCATTCAGGGATTGACCAAGTATCAGGCCCAAGCTGCTACCAAGGACCCCCATGCTCCGCTCCTCAGTATGACGGGAATCAGCTTATTCTATGAACCATTGGCCCAGACAAACTATGGACGCTGGGTCCTCCCCTGGAATCGACTGGCCCCCGGATTGGAGCTCCCTCATGATCAGAATCACCTCAGCTTTGATTTCATCGGGGTCCATCATGGACAGCCCGAGGAGGTAAAATATCAGTGGCAACTCGTCGGCTCTGAGCCAGACTGGTCTCCCCCAACAGATCGCCGTTCTGCCACCTATTCTAATTTGGGACCCGGTACCTATACCTTTCAGGTGCGTTCCAGCAATGCCGATGGGGTTTGGAATGATATGCCCATCACGGCGGAGTTTGTGATCCGCAACCCCTATTGGCAGACTTGGTGGTTTTGGACCTTGTGTGCCTTGGCCGTTGGATTGCTGGTGTGGGCATTTGTCCAGTTCCGATTGAATCAGGTACGGGAGAAGGCACGGACTGCACAAGAGCGCCTCGAAATGGAAAAAGGCTTGATCGAGTGGGAACAAAAGGCCTTGAGGCTTCAAATGAATCCGCATTTTATCTTCCATGCACTGAATTCTATCCAGTATCTCATCACGATGCAGGATACCAAAAGTGCGCGTTCCTATTTGGCCAAGTTCTCCCGGTTGATGCGATTGGTCCTCGAAAACTCACGAGAGCCTTTGATCCCTCTGGAATCTGAGTTACAGACGTTGGAATTGTACTTGACGCTAGAACGATTTAGCCGTGGGGAGTCATTTACCTATGAAATCGACGTGGAGGACGAACTCGATCCTGAAGAAGTTCAGATTCCTCCCATGATCATTCAGCCCTTTGTGGAAAATGCCATCATCCATGGGATCGCCAATGCGACTTGGGAGGGGAAAATTCTTGTACAGTTTACTTCGAAAGATGGACAATTGCAGTGCACGGTGACCGATAATGGAATCGGCCGAAAGGCAGCGAAGCTACTCAAAAGCCAGCAAGATCAGCAGCGCAAATCTACTGCCCTGATTGTCACACAAGAACGACTCGATCAAATCCAGCCTGACCCCAACGGACAGCGGTTGGTTATCGAAGATCTCCAGAATGATCAAGGCAACCCACAAGGGACCAAGGTGACGATCCGCGTGCCTTTGGTGTACTTGGAACAGGAATTGCCCATGATTTCTCCAAGTGATTCAAGCCGTCTTGAATCACGGAATCAGCCGCGTAATTCTCCGATTTCTTAG
- a CDS encoding chitobiase/beta-hexosaminidase C-terminal domain-containing protein, whose translation MKVSLSFAKFPFLLGLWMWGVGILPTQAAVKLPAVFSDHMVLQQQANCDFWGWATPGERIRVLTSWDGAQIDVHADSKGEWRLQLETPEAGGPYQIQVIDADTLTLSDVYIGEVWIVAGERYVAESLGEVKASTSRSAQDRLIRVYRPEKELSELARSDQKGRWWPAAGPRMQDMSAVAYAFAQSIREELDVPVGILQIDYDQTPIYAWISMEGLQGNPAFAPEVEAYQAESREYRKNPSLMDPVRKEHPSTVFNGLISPLIPFGVRGAIWYHGESFVRDPMRYRKSLITLVRDWRIHWYQNFPFYWVQLPPTHLDMPFLAAGIRESQVEALNLPGTGMVVALDMGADFSPAQKSQTMGTRLASLALKRTYGKSVQDQGGPVLKSIQRQGQTLMLDFDHVGSELMLAGEELRSFEVASKEGPYFKARARAEGTAVRVWHPEVEEPYHVRYAFSNFPDASLFSVDGFPAAPFRTDDRPLFFAIPKATITFDPLKKQYKVALRYPAESPHIMRYTLDGNQPDQQSDEYEAPFSVNSPMDLQIRVEEREVLSEAILHLETMEHLGFGAVMRRGSRPHPSFAGGGKHSLTDGLLGKPIFDQPQWVGYGDEELEFVWDLNRRRQLDEVVVRFLLDRRHGMVPPKQITLYSSKNGTKFKQIATLDCPALEADVIRQVVSFKVPLEGERMLFLKLNTTGYAEPLPEDVDPVIMIDEVIME comes from the coding sequence ATGAAGGTATCTTTGTCATTTGCCAAATTCCCATTCTTGTTGGGGCTTTGGATGTGGGGAGTGGGGATCCTCCCAACACAAGCCGCCGTGAAACTTCCCGCTGTATTTTCCGATCACATGGTTTTGCAACAACAGGCAAACTGTGATTTTTGGGGTTGGGCTACTCCCGGAGAGCGTATCCGAGTACTTACCTCGTGGGATGGGGCCCAGATCGATGTGCATGCAGACAGTAAGGGCGAGTGGAGACTCCAGCTGGAAACCCCCGAGGCAGGCGGTCCTTATCAAATTCAAGTCATCGATGCAGATACCCTGACCTTGTCGGATGTGTACATCGGCGAAGTCTGGATCGTCGCGGGTGAACGCTATGTGGCCGAATCTCTGGGAGAGGTAAAAGCCAGTACTTCCCGAAGTGCCCAGGACCGATTGATTCGGGTATATCGCCCCGAAAAGGAATTGTCCGAATTGGCCCGATCCGACCAAAAGGGTCGCTGGTGGCCGGCAGCAGGCCCTCGAATGCAAGATATGAGTGCGGTTGCCTATGCCTTCGCGCAATCCATACGAGAAGAACTCGATGTACCTGTCGGCATCCTCCAGATTGATTATGACCAGACCCCGATATACGCTTGGATCAGCATGGAAGGCCTTCAGGGCAATCCTGCATTTGCACCCGAAGTAGAAGCTTATCAGGCTGAAAGCCGAGAATACCGCAAGAATCCCAGCCTGATGGACCCCGTCCGCAAAGAGCATCCCAGTACGGTATTCAATGGATTGATCTCACCCCTGATTCCGTTTGGGGTGAGAGGTGCCATTTGGTATCACGGCGAATCCTTTGTGCGTGATCCCATGCGATACCGTAAATCCCTGATCACGCTTGTGAGAGACTGGCGGATTCATTGGTACCAAAACTTTCCCTTCTACTGGGTGCAATTACCTCCCACGCATTTGGATATGCCCTTTTTGGCTGCGGGAATCCGTGAAAGCCAAGTGGAGGCGCTCAATCTCCCCGGTACAGGAATGGTCGTGGCATTGGATATGGGCGCAGATTTTTCACCCGCCCAAAAGTCCCAGACGATGGGTACCCGATTGGCAAGCTTGGCCCTGAAGCGCACCTATGGAAAATCTGTTCAGGATCAGGGAGGGCCAGTTTTGAAAAGCATTCAGCGACAAGGCCAGACCTTGATGCTGGATTTCGATCATGTGGGATCTGAGCTGATGCTGGCGGGAGAGGAATTGCGGAGCTTTGAAGTGGCGTCCAAGGAAGGGCCTTATTTCAAGGCCCGGGCGAGGGCAGAAGGGACCGCTGTGCGTGTCTGGCATCCAGAGGTGGAGGAACCCTATCATGTACGCTATGCATTCTCCAATTTCCCAGATGCCTCTCTGTTCTCGGTAGATGGATTTCCGGCAGCCCCATTTCGCACGGATGATCGTCCGCTGTTCTTCGCCATTCCCAAAGCAACGATCACATTTGATCCCCTGAAAAAACAGTACAAGGTCGCCCTCCGATATCCCGCCGAATCCCCGCATATCATGAGATATACGCTGGATGGCAATCAGCCCGACCAGCAATCAGACGAGTATGAGGCCCCGTTTTCCGTCAATAGTCCGATGGATCTCCAGATCCGCGTGGAGGAAAGAGAAGTGCTTTCCGAAGCCATCCTTCACCTAGAGACCATGGAACACCTTGGATTCGGTGCCGTGATGCGTCGCGGAAGTCGGCCACATCCCTCATTCGCCGGAGGAGGAAAACATTCATTGACAGATGGGTTGCTGGGAAAACCCATTTTCGATCAGCCTCAATGGGTGGGATACGGCGACGAAGAGCTGGAATTTGTCTGGGACCTGAACCGCAGAAGACAACTCGATGAAGTGGTCGTCCGATTCTTGCTCGATCGACGTCATGGAATGGTTCCCCCCAAACAGATTACCCTCTACAGCTCCAAAAACGGCACCAAATTCAAGCAGATCGCGACCTTGGATTGCCCTGCGCTCGAAGCCGATGTCATCCGGCAGGTAGTCTCTTTCAAGGTGCCACTGGAAGGCGAGCGGATGTTGTTTCTCAAGCTCAATACCACGGGCTATGCGGAACCTTTACCGGAAGATGTCGATCCGGTCATCATGATCGATGAAGTCATCATGGAGTAG